TAATTATTATCGATTTTAGACTTGTAGACTTCGGTCGGAGGACTTTTGATTTGTAGTATGGGCTCAATGGTATATTCTCTTTCCCAATTAAAAGGGCGCATGCTGCAACAATGAGTCCATGGTTTGATTATATCATTagatttaagttatttttaataaaaataaaatattcgtcGTAAATACAGAATACTGTTTCCAAATATCCCCTTAAAGGGGAAATTATCATAACAAAGCAGCACTCCGTAAAGTTTGTAGTTTTGACATTCTTGTCGAAAGGAGAAAAACACAGCGAAAAAAACATCCAAAGAAACGTAAAGGTGGACAGACGAAAATTACTTCTGGAAGTTTgcaaaatttctgaattttattttggaaaatttacctACCAGaaagttgtgtgtgtgtgtgaacatTTAAAAGTAACTGTTAAATAGCGAAGAACCGAAGAACGTGCAAACCGAAATGACGGCACCGCGTAGACTTCGCAAAGAGCTGACCGATCTTCAAGCTTGCGGTCTAAAATCTTTCCGAGAAATTAATGCAGACGAGGAAAATTTGCTGCGTTGGACAGGCTTGATAGTGCCAGATAATGCTCCCTATAATAAAGGTGCATttcgaattgaaattaattttccagCAGAATACCCTTTCAAACCGCCAAAGATAATATTTAAGACCAAAATCTACCACCCGAACATCGATGAAAAGGGTCAAGTGTGCTTGCCAATTATATCGACTGAAAATTGGAAGCCTGCAACACGTACAGACCAAGTTGTTCAAGCATTGATCGCCCTAATTAATGATCCTGAACCAGAACATCCTTTGCGCGCCGATTTGGCAGAAGAGTATCTGCGGGACCGGAAGCGTTTTATGAAGAATGCCGAAGAGCACACCCGGAAGAATAGCGAAAAACGGCCGACGGATTAGAAATGAAGCGCTGCCAAAAACATaactatatatacacatatttgaaagtagaaaaaatatatacatatataaatacggaAATAAAAGAATGTATCATCATTGGCGTTGAAGTGCACCTCCAGTCACGGGAGGCATtggtaaaattatattattaatagcAATAGCGAAGGGGAAGCGTGGAATTTTTAGGTTAACGTGAAAATGCAGTATATGCTGTTGCACATTATATTCCTATAAATAATGACCGACTAATATTAAAGAAACTTGCGTTAAAGATATCAaagacattttctttttttagattcgtttcatttaaattaatggtaatttacaaataaatatgtttgtatgttcaAAATACTAGAAACCATAGTGAGATGAAATTGTGCCGACTCCGCATTTTGAATACTGTCTGCCCTATATTCAATGTGAAAATTTGtgacttaaaataataaaagtatgaaaaatagCAATGAGGTTTGAATTtctatggttttgtttttggaagacTTACCATTTGTAATAAGGTTTGCCTACATGTATTTATATGAACAACGTATTTTGCTTGAACAAGATTGACGCtggtacattttattttaatccaaattttgtaaaaaaaagcatttaataGTTAGCAGGtagttttagttatttaaagCTAATTTGAAGTTCTTCATTAAGAGTTGGTTATTATAGTTATTGAGTGCAATGGCAAATTCGTTACGATGCAATTCTGTAATGCGCATAATGCATAAAATATTCGGATCCGAAATTAAAGTCCGCACCTCTTTCAAAATTGATATTTGATTATGTGTATATTCCTCACTTTTAGTAAGTAGTTCTATCTGAAAATGAGGCTCTACACAAATCACTAGTTGCTCAAAAATGTGCAATGCTAGAAAGCGTAAAATGGATACTGATAAGTGTGTtagaaaagcaaaatttgacaaaataatTCGCCGACATGGTTTTTCGGAAATAGTATCTAACAATTCCAGAAAGAATTCTCGGCGTATTAGGGAAAAACTACTAGCCGTACTGTCGCCCAATGGGATATCCCTGCCGTCCACATTGCAAACTGGTATCATCATGTAAATAGGATCTCGCGATAACACTTCTTTAAGCCTTTGGTGCAGTTGCATTACATAAGCATGTGCAAATAGACTGCTTTGTAGTTCCCAGAAAGGAGCACCACGATAAATGCAAAGCTCAGATGCTGACGATGTTTTTGCGGCACACTCTTCTCGATACTCAACACCACAATTATTGTCCAACaacttttctaaattatttattatgcgatgaaaaccaaaaattcgCTCCTCTATTGTTGTATCTTTTGCCATTTCGCGTTCTGAATATGAACCTTTACAGAATGGTgctgacttaaaattttcatcTGCTTTTGAACAaccatataaaattttatcactTTCTGCAATACTGCATACTTTGTACCGGCTGTAGAATTCATTAGCGATAGCTGTGCGCAGATGTTGCTTGTGGTTAATCTGACGACGCGTAGGTTTTACCTCATATGCCTGAATGTTGGATTCGATAGCTTGAATCTGCAAATCCATAAAGCGGCGTGCGCATACCTCGTGTTGGCGCAAGAATTCTTTTGGCAAATAAGATTTGGGGAAAAGCGGAAATATATTTGCACATTCGACATTTTCTTTCATCAATTGCAAAGTCTCGGGTAAGTACTTAGTTTGCTTCCTGTACCCAATACAAATTATGTAGACCTCGGAGTTACCACGCTTCGAAGTGGCAGGCTTGAAAACGTGGACCTCATCAAACACGCagtttagcaaaaaaattttgcttacatTTGTAGACTCGAAGAGCGTAAACATTTTCACTACAAAACATCCACCTTCGGCTAATATATTTAAGGCTGTAGTGATTTCAGCAAAATGAAGAGAAGCAACCACTTCTTCTTGACAATCAGGCGCATCAACACAATCGATTGACCCATCAGCCGTAATTAGTTGTACATTGCCTTCTAAGCGTTGGGTGCATTGCTCCTGCATTTGTTCAATATGCTCCCGACTGATTATATTGCCAGTAAAATCGTCATGCATCAGCCAATTGTCAAAAGTGTAAAACATGAATCGGTCGTCTGAAATCATGGCACTGGAAGGGTTACCTTCATAATATGGATTAAGCGTAGTAGAGAGCCAGCGCCATTGTATCTGGgcaagatatacatatattatattaaaaatataactatCAGAAAAGTAATAATATTCTCACCTCATCTCTTTTGTATTTGGAGTACAAATAGTGGTTTAAAGCAGCAATGAAAGCGCCCGGCAATTCGCACAGGTGCAACGAATTTAGGTGGGGCCCTTTCACAAGTGGATACGAATGCAGACATTCGAAAAATTTACACCAAGCTATCGTAACGAATTCCGCTTTAGTTTCATTTTTAAGACGCCATGGAATCTCATTAGAAGGATCTTGGCGTCTCGTATGCAGGCTCCAATCTTCAAGTgcataatcatttaatttacatttcaCGCCATTTAATTTAGGTTTTAGTTGCTGTAATGGTTCAAACTGATAAAATTCTCTGATCAATTCTGTAGGTGCAGGTAACTTCCAATTGTTTTCATCATTGGTCTTTTGATAGTGgaatttcttttcaaacattCGATTTActtcaatattatttattagcGACCTATTATTGTCCGCCTTGGATTCAGCGCGCCAATTATCTGCAGCGGGGCTGCTGCAGCTGGTGGCAGCATGCAGTAATGGACTATGTGGCACCAAACGTTGTGGTGCATTATCCATAATTTAAAGGTATATTCTcgcttataattttaaataagtaCCTTGCTAAAGTTATATGAATTTGCAGGTATATTTTACGAAAACAATAACGAATATGGTTCAAAGCAAATAGCGAAAACTGTAAATATGTTAGAGTACTGTGCTTGTTGATTATTTGCATGACGGCGGCAAATATGCATAAACGGAGAGCTCACGGCTGTTATAAGTTACTAAAATTAGGAACATTTTCCTTTTCGTAACTTGGTAACTTTCATGTTAGAATATTTGATTTACTTATAGTTTTGTTGAGCAAGTAATTACTTGCAGTGTTCATTGTGAATACGCCTACACAAACGAAGAAGAACAAAAGTGCATAAAAAAGATATTCTTATGCAGAGTATACACGCTCCAACAGCTGTATCAATACGTTATAAAATGAGTTGAATGGCTGGTTAGTACACACGTTCCAACATGATATACGACATGTTGTccaactttattattttcatattggTGGTGTTTAACTTAACGTAAAATGCAGGAATCAAGTGGAATTTgtccaataataataataattttgtttttaaagcatTTCTTTATTGCATTCTATTTTTTGAacattaaacaatatttttacttaaaactatttaattcatttaagagCATTTTATGGAATGCTCCCAGTGGTGCAACCATTTACTAATTctatggtaaataataatatagactatttttttgttatatgggGTCTGTTGTTGACTTGAGTCTGGGGAAGGTTATgggattttcaatttttgacgtgataacgtcttataattcgatttaacaggctgcacgcacgaaaaaatgtgtcgttaccttgctcattagtgttaccttgctcattgccgttaccttgaatgaactgcaagcgaaagcgcggaacgaacgacaaagcaaacaaagcaaacgaacggcaacgttcgacatcttgcacTCTCCTACTTaggtgagcgtatatgtgtatgtatatgcgcatatgtacatatataaattcacgtatttgtatttgcatatgccttcttattgattattattaatttgatttacttgaagaataataaaaccaagtttgttaacaatacctgttgttttaatgttattattattgtttgacgtgataacgtcttataattctatgtagccggctgcacgcaccaaaatgtgcgtcgttatcttgctcatgcgtcgttaccttgcttgaacagcatgttacgttatgttatgttatgttatgacatgttatgttatgctatgttatgttatgttatgttatgttatgttatgttatgttatgttattttatgttatgttatgttatgttatgttatgttatgttatgttatgttatgttatgttatgttatgttatgttatgttatgttatgttatgttatgttatgttatgttatgttatgttatgttatgttatgttatgttatgttatgttatgttatgttatgttatgttatgttatgttatgttatgttatgttatgttatgttatgttatgttatgttatgttatgttatgttatgttatgttatgttttgttaagttatgttatgttacgttatgttatgttatgttatgttatgttatgttatgttatgttatgttatgttatgttatgttatgttatgttatgttatgttatgttatgttaaagtatattatgttatgttaatgttaactcattctctatatccatacaaaatatctatcaaacaaataaaattaaaattttcttttgaaaaatgcaaccattcaatcagtattttcttatgacgttatcacgttaaactatcgtcagtaaaccgactttacagacaacctcttttttttctgtaaCAAGAGAGTTTGAATGCGATTGGAGTCGAATGTTGTGTGATGTGgcatattttcgtatttcttcaattattgtgCGATCACGATGGATTTGTTAATTTGTGATATACATAATAAGGGGCGTTTGAGATCATTCTGAGGCTTTTCAACTAGAATCTTTGAAGTATTCCGATTACAATAGCGAAGATCGGGGAAGTCTACCCGGGAGCGCAGCTCGTGGTAGTAGACAAAAAATATATCCTGTCTCGACCGAGGGCACGAGTTTGGGTCCCTACACCCTCCGACCCACGGTAAATCATGCAAATAATAAGTGCATGCAATCCAGGCCTTCCAACGGCGGGCAGGAAATTTGTCCAGGCTTTTGACAATACTGAAACAGTAGACGGTGTGGTGATGAAACGTGCCTCAACGCAAGTAATGCTGTTATTAACGAACGGCTCGCTAGAACCTTTGAGGAAAAGCGAAGGTATCATAAATTAAGGTTTTGGCAAAATGAGAGTCAGAACTTATAAAACAGATGCTGATGGTGTAGACCAATTAGCCTCAGAGATCGAAGGTAATGACGCTGAGGAAGATCCCATGGAGTCCTTAAGCGACGTCGCGAGCATCGAGTTGGAATGTTACGGCTCATCAGAGTCTGAGCTCACAGCTAGACTCAAGAAAATGAGTACGAGTACGAGAACTGAGCATACAGCTGGTTCGAGTACAACGCACTCACAAAGAGAGCTCCTGAGCGAGTCACAAGAAGATGAGAATGCAAAGAATGCCTCTCCTTCAAATAAACTTTCATAATAACAAGCTAGTATTGCAAGCCCTAATTGATCGCATGGCAGCCGACAATCCTGATTTTGTCCTCTTTCAGGAGCCATGGATCAATGGAGGGCGCATCTGCGGATTGAGGACGCCGAAATATAGGCTATACACAGCGGACTGTGAAGGTAAATCAAGGTCTTGTATTATGGCAAAAATAGAACTAACCACATTTATGATCCacaaatatggcaatatagACACAACTACAATAAGCTGGGAGACAGATGGTAATAAGTACCGGCTATCGTCTTTCTATATGGCACACGGAGATCCAATACCGTCGAACCTGCTAAAAGAGCTGATACTGGACAGCGAAGCTCACGGCAACTAACTACTAATGGGAGGCGACGCAAACGCCCATCTCACTATCAGGGGTAGTTCAAATATTAACGAGCGAGGTGAGTCagtctttaattttattatgagAACCAACAGTTCAACAGAGCCAAACTCTCCCAAAGCGAAAACAAATGGGACGTTTATTAtgacaaactaaaaatatataagaaagaaataaggaaaGCAAAGAGATCTTCATGGTGAGTTTTTTGTGGGGAGATCGAGACTACGGTAGCAGCATCTCGACTGAGGAAAATCCTAACCAAGTCTACTCAACCCATAGGGTATCTTCAGAAGCCAGACTCCAGCTGAACAGAATCCAGCGAAGAATCATTAGACTTATTACTAAATACTCACTTCCCAAGCAATTCAGAGGAAGCGATAACTGCCAATATCCCAACTTCGGTTGCGGTAATAGGTTCCGACATCCTCAACATTGTCACAGAAGCCAAGATAACTTGGGCTGTAGAAAACTTCCAACCATATGAAACACTGGGACCAGAGGGAATAATCCTTGTGCAACTACAACAAACATTGGACAACATTATGAAATGGCTGGTAATCATATTCAGAGCAACATTACGACTAAATTACGTCCCCCTAAGGTGGAGGGAAGTGAGGGTGGTTTACATACCAATGGCTGGTAGCTCGCATACGAAacctaaagacttcagacctatTAGCCTTTCCTCATTTCTATTAAAGACGCTACAGCGTTTAATAGACGCCTTTATAAGTGGAAACTTGACACCGTCGTTCGCGAATTCACAACATGCATACTCTAAAGGTAGATCCACAGAGACAGCATTAAATTCACTAGTTTCGGAAATAGAGAAATCAATAGAGAATAAAGAGTAGCCTTCCTCTGGTAGTCTTCCTAGACATAGAGGGCGCTTTccacaacatcctaccggaggcCACAACAAGCGCAATGACTGATTTGGGTGTCGCCGAGGGCCTTGGGAAACTTACAGAACAGTTGCTACTAGGCAGCTACGTAATTTCGACGTTGGGCCCCTCGACGATACGCAGATTTGTCAAGAGCGGCACCCCTCAGGGCAGTGTACTTTCTTCTCTGCTGTGGATTCTAGCAATGAATCAATTGTTGAACAATCTAGAGGAAAGGAGAATACACGTAGTGGCATACGCATGCgatgttgcaatattaataagagggaaattcccagataccctctgcaacataatgcaaaatgctttgaacgatGTAAGCCGGTGGGCTGCATCGACTGGTCTTGGGATAAATCCCAACAAAACATTACCAATCATGTTCACCAGAAAATATAGGATACCTGCTCTAAGCCCCGTACCCTTGAGGGAGTCACACTGTCAATTAGAGAAGAGGCAAGCTACCTAGGACTAGTATTAGACAGGAAGCTCTCGTGGAAACATACGATTAATGATGGAGTAAAAAAAGCAGCCACAGCACTCTAtatacatgcaaaagaattgtgggagcaaaatggggcctaaccccaaaaatagttcactggctatatacagcaGTGGTAAGGCCTATCATGACATACGGTGTCTTAGTCTCTTGGCCAACACtcgagaaaagaacaacagtaaaatgactagaaagtattcaaaggggtgttagtctctgcataagcggggcactaaagactacgcCCA
The sequence above is drawn from the Anastrepha obliqua isolate idAnaObli1 chromosome 4, idAnaObli1_1.0, whole genome shotgun sequence genome and encodes:
- the LOC129244832 gene encoding cap-specific mRNA (nucleoside-2'-O-)-methyltransferase 2, whose translation is MDNAPQRLVPHSPLLHAATSCSSPAADNWRAESKADNNRSLINNIEVNRMFEKKFHYQKTNDENNWKLPAPTELIREFYQFEPLQQLKPKLNGVKCKLNDYALEDWSLHTRRQDPSNEIPWRLKNETKAEFVTIAWCKFFECLHSYPLVKGPHLNSLHLCELPGAFIAALNHYLYSKYKRDEIQWRWLSTTLNPYYEGNPSSAMISDDRFMFYTFDNWLMHDDFTGNIISREHIEQMQEQCTQRLEGNVQLITADGSIDCVDAPDCQEEVVASLHFAEITTALNILAEGGCFVVKMFTLFESTNVSKIFLLNCVFDEVHVFKPATSKRGNSEVYIICIGYRKQTKYLPETLQLMKENVECANIFPLFPKSYLPKEFLRQHEVCARRFMDLQIQAIESNIQAYEVKPTRRQINHKQHLRTAIANEFYSRYKVCSIAESDKILYGCSKADENFKSAPFCKGSYSEREMAKDTTIEERIFGFHRIINNLEKLLDNNCGVEYREECAAKTSSASELCIYRGAPFWELQSSLFAHAYVMQLHQRLKEVLSRDPIYMMIPVCNVDGRDIPLGDSTASSFSLIRREFFLELLDTISEKPCRRIILSNFAFLTHLSVSILRFLALHIFEQLVICVEPHFQIELLTKSEEYTHNQISILKEVRTLISDPNILCIMRITELHRNEFAIALNNYNNQLLMKNFKLALNN
- the LOC129244833 gene encoding ubiquitin-conjugating enzyme E2-18 kDa — encoded protein: MTAPRRLRKELTDLQACGLKSFREINADEENLLRWTGLIVPDNAPYNKGAFRIEINFPAEYPFKPPKIIFKTKIYHPNIDEKGQVCLPIISTENWKPATRTDQVVQALIALINDPEPEHPLRADLAEEYLRDRKRFMKNAEEHTRKNSEKRPTD